The genomic window GTTTTATCATATTGATAGGAAATCGCTTTTTAGGTGATTCGGAGACACCCCCGAAAAGGTCGGTTTCATGTGAAAATTATAGTGAAAGATGTAGTGGGAGACTTGTTTTTTTGTCAAGACTGGCATCAGACCACTCAGCAAGGCCGATCGGCTCGGCCCGCAGGCGGGCGATGCCACAAACGCGTTGTCGAACACCAAACCGTCCTTCGCCAAAGACGCCATCATCGGCGTCCGAACCTCGGAACTTCCATAAACGGAAGATTCCGCCCGCCCATGATCATCTGCCAGATAATTAACGATGTTGGGCTTATCCGCTCCGAATGCCGACGAGACATACCATAGTGAAAAAAGAATTTTGGTATACATACGCATGAGAGTCATCCTTCATTCCTGTTTGAATTGAAACACCAAC from Pontiella desulfatans includes these protein-coding regions:
- a CDS encoding sulfatase-like hydrolase/transferase, which translates into the protein MRMYTKILFSLWYVSSAFGADKPNIVNYLADDHGRAESSVYGSSEVRTPMMASLAKDGLVFDNAFVASPACGPSRSALLSGLMPVLTKKQVSHYIFHYNFHMKPTFSGVSPNHLKSDFLSI